One segment of Macrotis lagotis isolate mMagLag1 chromosome 1, bilby.v1.9.chrom.fasta, whole genome shotgun sequence DNA contains the following:
- the LOC141492313 gene encoding LOW QUALITY PROTEIN: olfactory receptor 13H1-like (The sequence of the model RefSeq protein was modified relative to this genomic sequence to represent the inferred CDS: inserted 1 base in 1 codon), translated as MCFPCFGDADREGRXMDRRNNTAVTYFILIGLSEYPKAQVIFFCLLLISYLITLLGNVLILLLIHYDSRLHTPMYFFLSNLSFLDICYTSASIPQMIINCLVRIPIISLGQCLAQMCAGLYLGVVECLLLAVMAYDRCIAIGDPLRYSVRMHPQLCIQLSVGSWVSAFLLTVIPTMTTPLEFCGQHIINHFSCELLAVIKIACNDLRYNEYFMMASSFLTLLVPFAFILVSYGRILRTVLKMNSTKGRKKAFSTCSSHLTVVIIFYGTAISMYMMPQDKASRDRDKIISMLYGVVTPMLNPLIYSLRNKDVKGALQKLCGQKNAT; from the exons ATGTGTTTCCCCTGCTTTGGTGATGCAGATAGGGAAGGAA CTATGGATAGAAGAAATAACACAGCTGTAACCTATTTCATTCTGATTGGGTTGTCAGAATACCCCAAGGCTCAGGTCATCTTCTTCTGCCTGCTCCTGATATCCTATCTTATAACTTTATTGGGGAATGTCCTCATTCTCTTATTGATCCACTATGATTCACGTCTCCACACACCCATGTATTTCTTCCTCAGCAACCTATCCTTTCTAGACATCTGTTACACATCAGCTAGCATCCCTCAGATGATCATTAACTGTTTGGTCAGAATTCCCATCATCTCCCTAGGCCAGTGTTTGGCACAGATGTGTGCTGGTCTCTACTTGGGGGTTGTGGAATGTCTCCTATTGGCTGTCATGGCATATGACCGTTGTATAGCCATTGGTGACCCTTTACGTTACTCAGTGAGGATGCATCCTCAGCTCTGTATTCAGCTTTCAGTAGGGTCCTGGGTCTCAGCCTTTCTCCTCACTGTAATCCCAACCATGACCACACCACTAGAGTTCTGTGGCCAGCACATCATCAACCACTTCTCCTGTGAGCTTTTGGCTGTCATCAAAATTGCTTGCAATGATCTGAGATACAATGAATATTTTATGATGGCCTCTAGTTTCCTTACTCTCCTAGTACCCTTTGCCTTCATCCTTGTCTCCTATGGGCGCATCCTCCGGACTGTGCTGAAGATGAACTCAACTAAGGGTCGAAAGAAGGCTTTCTCCACCTGTAGTTCCCACCTCACTGTGGTAATTATCTTCTATGGCACAGCGATTTCCATGTATATGATGCCACAAGACAAGGCCAGCAGAGATAGGGACAAAATCATCTCTATGCTCTATGGTGTTGTGACACCCATGCTCAACCCCCTTATCTATAGTCTCCGGAACAAAGATGTGAAAGGGGCCTTACAGAAATTATGTGGCCAGAAGAATGCCACCTAA
- the LOC141492324 gene encoding olfactory receptor 13H1-like produces the protein MDGKNDTSVTYFILIGLSEYPRAQVIFFCLLLVSYVITLLGNSLILFLIYYDPHLHTPMYFFISNLSFLDICYTSSSLPQVLINCLVSIPAISLGQCLAQMCAGLYLGVVECLLLAVMAYDRCIAIGDPLRYPVRMNPQLCLQLAIVSWVSSFLLTVIPTLTTPLEFCGHNLINHFSCELLAVIKLACNDLHLNELFMVASSSLTLLAPFAFILASYGRILRAVLKMRSADGRKKAFSTCSSHLTVVIVFYGTAISMYMMPQDKTSRDRDKIISILYGVLPPMLNPVIYSLRNKDVKGAFRKLMGEKNDS, from the coding sequence ATGGATGGAAAAAATGACACATCTGTGACTTATTTCATCCTAATTGGACTCTCAGAGTATCCCAGAGCCCAAGTCATTTTCTTCTGCCTGCTGCTGGTGTCCTATGTTATCACTTTGCTGGGGAATAGCCTCATTCTCTTCTTGATTTATTATGACCCCCACCTTCACACACCAATGTATTTCTTCATCAGCAACCTATCCTTCCTGGACATCTGTTATACTTCATCCAGTCTCCCCCAAGTACTAATAAATTGCTTAGTGAGTATCCCTGCCATCTCCCTGGGCCAGTGTCTGGCACAGATGTGTGCTGGTCTCTACTTGGGGGTTGTGGAATGCCTTCTTCTAGCAGTCATGGCCTATGACCGTTGCATTGCCATTGGTGACCCACTGCGCTACCCAGTGAGAATGAATCCCCAGCTCTGTCTACAACTTGCCATTGTTTCCTGGGTATCATCCTTTCTGCTCACCGTGATCCCTACACTGACTACCCCATTGGAATTCTGTGGCCACAACCTCATCAATCACTTTTCTTGTGAGCTTCTGGCAGTTATCAAGCTAGCTTGCAATGATCTGCATTTGAATGAACTGTTTATGGTGGCCAGCAGTTCCCTGACTCTCCTAGCACCTTTTGCCTTCATCCTTGCCTCTTATGGCCGTATTCTGAGAGCTGTGCTAAAGATGCGCTCAGCTGATGGTCGAAAAAAGGCTTTTTCCACCTGCAGCTCCCATCTCACTGTGGTGATTGTCTTCTATGGCACTGCCATCTCCATGTACATGATGCCACAGGACAAGACCAGCAGGGATAGGGATAAGATAATTTCTATATTGTATGGTGTCCTTCCACCCATGCTCAACCCCGTCATCTACAGTCTCAGGAACAAGGATGTCAAAGGCGCCTTTAGGAAActaatgggggagaaaaatgACTCTTAA